In Phycodurus eques isolate BA_2022a chromosome 23, UOR_Pequ_1.1, whole genome shotgun sequence, a genomic segment contains:
- the dennd4c gene encoding DENN domain-containing protein 4C isoform X1 has translation MIKDKGHRVTDYFVVAGLTDLSAAPERDLSEAKSSGPEAPITDLAVINRSAGEAVPEGFTCIDSTHGGQPANLNHGSLKSPELFLCYKRSRGKPPLIDVGVLYEGKERLIQGCEVIQATPYGRCANINNSSAASQRIFVTFRRAPPVQPQNSLAVTDICVIVTSKGETPPHTFCKVDKNLNCGMWGSSVFVCYKKSVSASNSITYKAGLLFRYPGEDYESFPLSESVPLFCLPMGAKIECWAPNTLSPLPVFSTFVLTSSSGEKVYGSAIQFYEPYPVELLSEKQKIHLGLLTTVEKKMIPNRPLNTNKCICLLSRWPFFESFRKFLMFLYKLSVSGPHPLPIEKHISHFMHNVSFPSPQRPRILVQLSAHDTLILSQPVSTPLPLSGADYGTLLMNLGSENCATLLHFVLLESKILLHSLRPAVLTGVAEAVVAMIFPFQWQCPYIPLCPLSLAGVLNAPCPFIVGVDSRYFDLYDPPPDVVCVDLDTNKIYLSDEKKHNNWKNLPKKPCKSLVNSLSNLHQQLATVSVRQSASTDSAVDMTPIEADFTWHKKRTGLEMEIQEAFLRFMASILKGYRYYLKPITQAPSEKATAADSLYDLQGFLKSRDRAHQKFYSQLTKTQIFIRFIEECTFVSDKDTGLAFFDDCVEKLFPSYKITDKGGKVEGESSEDTRLLELDESQKSEHTVFVMPPEPPVEDGHEPHPRYTYKGFPRLKIELFDRPKELRPAISSRAAGASLASSPALLAKRTKQEIKLAYKLAKRFYADPQLWARCLFSHCYSLWFICLPAAVRLAESKSRAMQQAYNVLLKMRTTEVEVLDEVCYRVVMQLCGVWGLPVMAVRVLVEMKKAGVHPNAITYGYYNKAALESPWPSQNRSGLFMWTKLRNVLRGVAQFKQNQSSSGKKPKVLSTGGTSSDRSSHCSADSSGEVDAEEQPFARSRHAGDAEREHCHASSQSDQGYGSKDELRQGMAEAPLSADLPNDKRRKARTRQIAGGDVTEPAERAAAGEEPPCSVDPPSSVPSIVKLSAGSFDAGTDSVKGKLFRRHSKADDVSLPDDDASTEADRKQRKKPFAERSRSFSAETRAGMLSEKGGVDMAGQLGADARILTAALSAGQTANSTGGASRALFQDLEEEPEDIQSPILGKLPAEEEKGLEKDGGGGTQERKRSETNEDESGVRAVNLERADVEAGADPLSLLASESPESASANGREAARSVPTVVSRNLAEEIEMYMSLRSPLGAKSTSMELKQTRGDSTDGPRSKPSLERRSSLPAPPPQTPTGSPADTPERSPAVVTRSKTFSAKTKPPVSRTASPAVKSSSLSPLIKSSQGGSLGSVINSISAIKMDNLLSGPKIDVLKSGMKQAANVASKMWVAVATAYSYSDDEEEQGQSGGGFPASLDEHMLSGRDGEDGGPERGAVPVSVANGLNRSCASIGSSSGSSDTGRGTQHAHATPGRAGRAFDSEQGSSHHASSSSIFQSYALEVLMSSCSQCRSCEALVYDEEIMAGWTANDSNLNTNCPFCCAAFLPLLHVEFHDLRTLAGFYLNPSASGDSIHSSSGGQPTAPSDMKAQDPIDFPLEEPGETLDHSPVTHKSLTPEPAQSDPLGLVERQASAKRCGGTSLTRSNSVGGPLQGLDSPLRPAHGVSTASLPGSLHEASEGMASEKPNPKPVSVPYLSPLVLRKELETLLENEGDQVIYTHKFLSQHPIIFWNLVWYFRRLDLPTHLPGLILTSEHCNNGVQLPLTSLPQDSKQVYIQILWDNINIHQEAGDPLYLLWRTLLEKKETLAPTDHQEIRTLLNTIVRNIQTNDVYGPINLLIRESKRRPEDFKRQRSIYREILFLSLVALGRENIDVEAFDREYQLAYEELSAEQLKSLHPVDRPPAASVQCCLKCFGTPFI, from the exons ATGATCAAGGACAAGGGTCACCGCGTAACCGACTACTTTGTGGTGGCCGGCCTGACGGACCTGTCGGCGGCGCCGGAGCGCGACCTTTCCGAAGCCAAGTCGAGCGGGCCCGAGGCCCCCATCACCGACCTGGCCGTCATCAACCGGTCCGCGGGCGAGGCGGTGCCCGAGGGCTTCACCTGCATCGACAGCACCCACGGCGGCCAGCCGGCCAACCTGAACCACGGCAGCCTAAAGAGCCCCGAGCTCTTCCTGTGCTACAAACGGAGTCGAGGAAAGCCGCCGCTCATTGACGTCGG CGTTCTGTACGAGGGCAAGGAGCGTCTTATCCAGGGCTGCGAGGTCATCCAGGCCACGCCGTACGGCCGCTGCGCCAACATCAACAACAGCTCGGCCGCCTCGCAGCGCATCTTCGTCACCTTCCGCCGCGCTCCGCCCGTCCAGCCCCAGAACTCTCTGGCGGTGACCGACATCTGCGTCATCGTTACTAGCAAGGGCGAGACGCCGCCGCATACCTTCTGCAAGGTGGACAAGAACCTCAACTGTGGCATG TGGGGCTCaagcgtgtttgtgtgttacaAGAAGTCAGTATCTGCATCCAACTCCATCACTTACAAAGCCG GTCTCCTATTTCGCTACCCGGGGGAGGACTACGAGTCTTTCCCCTTGTCCGAGTCTGTTCCTCTCTTCTGCTTGCCCATGGGTGCCAAGATCGAATGTTGGGCGCCGAACaccctctctcccctccccgTCTTCTCCACGTTCGTGTTGACCAGCAGCTCGGGTGAAAAG GTTTACGGTTCGGCCATCCAGTTCTACGAGCCGTACCCGGTGGAGCTGCTGAGTGAGAAGCAGAAGATCCACCTGGGCCTGCTCACCACCGTGGAAAAGAAGATGATCCCCAACCGTCCcttgaacacaaacaaatgcatcTGCCTCCTCTCCCGCTGGCCCTTCTTCGAATCCTTCCGCAAATTCCTGATGTTCCTCTACAAGCTGTCCGTCTCAGGCCCGCACCCGCTGCCCAttgaaaa GCACATTTCCCACTTCATGCACAACGTGTCCTTTCCGTCACCGCAGAGGCCTCGAATCCTCGTCCAA cTCTCTGCACATGACACCTTGATCCTCTCCCAGCCTGTTTCTACACCTTTACCCCTCAG CGGCGCCGACTACGGCACCCTCCTGATGAATCTGGGCTCGGAGAACTGCGCCACGTTGCTCCACTTTGTCCTGCTGGAGAGCAAGATCCTGCTGCACTCGCTCAGGCCAGCGGTGCTCACCGGAGTGGCAGAGGCTGTGGTGGCG ATGATCTTCCCCTTCCAGTGGCAGTGTCCCTACATCCCCCTGTGCCCGCTCTCCCTCGCGGGGGTCCTCAACGCCCCGTGTCCTTTTATCGTGGGGGTCGACTCGCGCTACTTCGACCTCTACGACCCTCCGCCAGACGTTGTCTGCGTAGACCTGGACACCAACAAGATCTACTT GTCTGACGAGAAGAAGCACAATAACTGGAAGAACCTCCCGAAGAAGCCCTGCAAGAGCTTGGTCAACTCCTTGAGCAATTTGCACCAGCAGCTGGCCACAG TTTCAGTCCGTCAAAGTGCGTCGACGGACTCTGCGGTGGACATGACGCCTATTGAGGCCGACTTCACTTGGCACAAGAAGAGGACCGGCCTGGAGATGGAGATCCAGGAGGCCTTCCTGCGCTTCATGGCCTCCATTCTGAAAGGCTACCGCTACTACCTGAAACCCATCACCCAGGCACCCTCCGAGAAGGCCACGGCTGCCGACTCCCTGTACGATCTGCAAG GTTTCCTCAAAAGCAGAGACCGCGCTCACCAGAAGTTCTACTCGCAGCTGACCAAGACCCAAATATTCATCCGCTTCATCGAGGAATGCACTTTTGTCAGCGACAAGGACACCGGCTTGGCCTTTTTCGACGACTGTGTCGAGAAG CTCTTTCCCTCGTATAAAATCACCGACAAGGGCGGCAAG GTCGAAGGGGAATCGTCGGAGGACACCAGACTGTTGGAGTTGGACGAGTCGCAAAAGAGCGAGCACACCGTCTTCGTGATGCCTCCCGAGCCGCCGGTTGAGGACGGGCACGAGCCGCACCCCAGATACAC GTACAAAGGTTTCCCCCGACTGAAGATCGAGCTATTTGACCGCCCCAAGGAGTTACGGCCCGCCATCAGCAGCCGCGCAGCGGGCGCCAGTCTTGCCAGCAGCCCCGCGCTACTGGCAAAGCGGACCAAGCAG GAGATCAAACTGGCGTACAAATTGGCGAAGCGCTTCTACGCCGACCCTCAGCTGTGGGCCCGCTGTCTTTTCAGTCACTGCTACAGCTTGTGGTTCATCTGCCTGCCGGCCGCCGTACGCCTGGCCGAGTCCAAAAGCCGCGCCATGCAGCAGGCCTACAATGTCCTCTTGAAGATGAGGACCACCGAGGTGGAGGTGTTAGATGAG GTGTGTTACAGAGTGGTTATGCAGCTCTGCGGCGTTTGGGGTCTTCCCGTTATGGCCGTTCGAGTGCTGGTTGAGATGAAGAAAGCCGGCGTTCATCCCAACGCTATCACATACGGATATTACAACAAG GCAGCCTTGGAGAGCCCGTGGCCCAGCCAAAACCGCAGCGGCCTTTTTATGTGGACCAAGCTTCGCAACGTGCTGCGCGGGGTCGCCCAGTTCAAGCAGAACCAGTCTTCATCCGGAAAGAAACCCAAAGTGCTGAGCACGG GAGGCACGTCGTCGGACCGCTCGAGTCACTGCAGCGCGGATAGCTCGGGGGAAGTCGACGCGGAGGAACAACCGTTTGCTCGGAGTCGGCACGCGGGAGACGCCGAACGCGAGCACTGTCACGCAA GTAGCCAGTCCGATCAGGGCTACGGCTCCAAGGATGAGTTGCGTCAGGGGATGGCCGAAGCACCGCTCTCGGCTGACCTTCCCAATGATAAGAGAAGGAAAGCCAGAACGCGGCAGATCG CAGGCGGTGATGTTACTGAACCAGCGGAGCGCGCCGCGGCAGGGGAAGAGCCTCCCTGTTCCGTCGACCCGCCGTCATCTGTCCCCAGTATCGTGAAATTGTCCGCAGGGAGTTTTGACGCCGGCACTGATTCAG TTAAAGGGAAGCTGTTCCGAAGGCACAGCAAGGCGGATGACGTGTCTCTTCCTGACGACGACGCCTCAACGGAAGCGGATCGGAAGCAGCGGAAGAAGCCCTTTGCCGAGCGCAGCAGAAGTTTCAGTGCCGAAACGCGGGCCGGAATGCTCTCGGAGAAAGGCGGGGTCGACATGGCCGGCCAGCTCGGCGCCGACGCCCGGATCCTGACCGCGGCGCTTTCCGCCGGACAGACCGCAAACAGCACAGGCGGTGCATCCAGAGCTCTTTTTCAGGACCTGGAGGAAGAACCTGAAGACATTCAAAGTCCGATTCTGGGGAAACTACCAGCGGAGGAAGAGAAGGGACTTGAGAAAGACGGGGGCGGGGGAACGCAGGAGAGGAAACGGAGCGAAACAAATGAGGACGAGTCTGGAGTGCGCGCCGTAAACCTGGAAAGGGCGGACGTGGAGGCGGGTGCGGATCCTCTTTCCCTCCTGGCGTCAGAGAGCCCGGAGTCGGCCTCCGCAAACGGCCGGGAGGCCGCCCGCTCCGTGCCCACCGTGGTGTCCCGCAACCTGGCAGAGGAGATTGAAATGTACATGAGCCTGCGAAGCCCCCTGGGCGCCAAGTCCACCAGCATGGAGCTCAAGCAGACGCGGGGAGACTCCACCGACGGGCCGCGCTCCAAACCGTCTCTGGAACGCAGGTCCAGCCTCCCCGCGCCTCCGCCGCAAACTCCCACGGGCTCGCCGGCTGACACTCCCGAGCGCAGCCCCGCCGTCGTCACTCGCTCCAAGACGTTCAGCGCAAAGACCAAGCCGCCCGTCAGTAGGACGGCGAGTCCGGCCGTGAAATCGTCTTCGCTGTCGCCGCTCATCAAGTCTTCCCAGGGGGGCTCGCTGGGCTCCGTCATCAACTCCATTTCAGCCATCAAGATGGACAACTTGTTGTCTGGGCCTAAAATTGATGTGCTCAAATCCGGAATGAAGCAAGCAGCCAACGTAGCCAGCAAAATGTGGGTGGCGGTGGCCACGGCTTACTCGTACTCGGACGATGAG GAAGAACAAGGTCAAAGCGGAGGAGGCTTCCCCGCCAGCCTGGACGAACACATGCTGAGCGGGCGCGACGGCGAGGACGGCGGCCCCGAGAGAGGCGCCGTCCCGGTCTCGGTGGCCAACGGTCTGAACCGGAGCTGCGCCAGCATcggcagcagcagcggcagcagcgACACGGGCCGAGGGACGCAGCACGCAC ACGCAACTCCCGGCCGAGCGGGCAGGGCTTTCGACTCCGAGCAAGGCTCATCGCATCACGCCTCCTCCTCCAGCATCTTCCAGAGCTACGCGCTGGAG GTGCTGATGTCCAGCTGCTCCCAGTGTCGCTCTTGCGAAGCGCTGGTGTACGATGAAGAGATCATGGCGGGATGGACGGCCAACGACTCCAACCTAAACACAAATTGTCCGTTCTGTTGCGCAGCCTTTCTACCCCTGCTGCACGTTGAGTTTCATGACTTGCGCACACTGGCCGG GTTCTACCTGAATCCTAGCGCTTCTGGAGACAGTATTCACAGTTCCAGTGGTGGCCAACCAACAGCTCCCAGTGACATGAAGGCACAGGACCCCATCGATTTCCCTCTGGAGGAGCCGGGGGAGACTCTGGATCACAGCCCTGTAACACACAAAAG TCTGACTCCAGAGCCGGCGCAGTCCGACCCGCTGGGTCTCGTGGAGCGCCAGGCGTCGGCCAAGAGATGCGGCGGCACGTCGCTGACGCGCAGCAACAGTGTCGGCGGGCCGCTACAGGGCCTGGACTCGCCTCTGCGACCCGCTCACGGCGTCTCCACCGCCAGCCTCCCCGGCAGCCTGCACGAGGCGTCG GAAGGAATGGCGAGCGAGAAGCCAAACCCTAAGCCTGTGTCCGTGCCATACCTCAGTCCCTTGGTGCTGCGCAAGGAACTGGAGACGCTCCTGGAGAATGAGGGAGATCAG GTGATTTACACCCACAAGTTCCTCAGTCAGCATCCCATCATCTTCTGGAACCTGGTGTGGTATTTCCGACGCTTGGACCTGCCCACTCACTTACCCGGTCTCATCCTGACCTCTGAACACTGCAACAACGGCGTGCAG CTGCCCCTAACGTCACTGCCCCAGGACAGCAAGCAAGTATACATCCAGATCCTGTGGGACAACATCAACATTCACCAGGAGGCCGGAGATCCCCTTTACCTGCTTTGGAGGACCTTAT tGGAAAAGAAGGAAACATTGGCGCCGACGGATCACCAGGAGATCCGCACGCTCCTCAACACGATCGTCCGCAACATCCAGACCAACGACGTCTACGGGCCCATCAACCTGCTGATCCGAGAGAGCAAACGGCGTCCGGAGGACTTCAAGCGGCAGAG GAGCATTTACCGAGAAATACTGTTTCTCTCGCTCGTGGCGTTGGGACGAGAGAACATCGACGTCG AGGCTTTCGACAGGGAGTACCAGCTGGCCTACGAAGAGCTTAGCGCCGAGCAGCTCAAGTCTCTGCACCCCGTGGACCGGCCGCCCGCCGCCAGCGTCCAGTGCTGCCTCAAATGTTTCGGCACCCCGTTCATCTAA